A stretch of the Oceanicola sp. D3 genome encodes the following:
- a CDS encoding LysR family transcriptional regulator encodes MPLRDLPPPAMLRAFAALAEAGSITAAGEALGVTHAAISQQIRALESHLGVALVQRDGRSVRLTEAGEELGAAVSGGFALIGDAVTRITGQGEGRPVQITTTPMFAAHWLMPRLAGFRERFPEVELMLNPSPQLATLSPGGVDIAIRHGKGDWPGVVTEMLIASEYVIVAAPELLAGRKIGRAEDLLELPWLQEFGTNEVDEWLKSQGVTEARAKLHSHLPGNFLLDAARRGEGVAATTRALIEEDIEAGTLTVLFNRGPVAEGYHIVTRPGPLRPPAAKFVKWLRAHKTAAA; translated from the coding sequence ATGCCCCTTCGCGACCTGCCCCCACCTGCTATGCTCCGCGCCTTCGCGGCACTGGCCGAGGCGGGCTCTATTACGGCTGCGGGGGAGGCCCTGGGCGTGACACATGCTGCGATCAGCCAACAGATCAGGGCGCTGGAGAGCCACCTTGGCGTAGCGCTCGTGCAGCGCGATGGCCGCTCAGTGCGGCTAACCGAAGCTGGCGAAGAACTGGGCGCAGCCGTTAGCGGGGGGTTTGCGCTCATTGGCGACGCCGTGACCCGGATCACCGGGCAGGGTGAAGGGCGACCGGTACAAATCACCACCACGCCGATGTTTGCAGCTCATTGGCTGATGCCGCGTCTTGCCGGGTTTCGCGAACGTTTTCCGGAGGTGGAACTGATGCTGAACCCATCACCCCAGCTCGCAACACTTTCGCCTGGCGGCGTGGATATTGCCATTCGCCACGGCAAGGGCGACTGGCCGGGCGTTGTTACGGAGATGCTCATTGCGTCAGAATATGTGATCGTCGCCGCGCCGGAGCTTTTGGCGGGCCGAAAGATTGGCCGCGCCGAAGACCTGTTGGAGCTGCCGTGGCTTCAGGAGTTCGGCACAAATGAGGTGGATGAGTGGCTGAAGAGCCAAGGGGTGACGGAGGCGCGGGCAAAACTTCACAGCCATCTGCCTGGTAATTTCCTGCTGGATGCGGCCCGCAGAGGAGAGGGCGTGGCCGCCACCACCCGCGCGTTGATCGAGGAGGATATTGAAGCAGGGACGCTCACGGTTCTGTTCAACCGGGGACCGGTGGCAGAGGGCTATCACATCGTCACCCGGCCCGGTCCGCTGCGCCCGCCTGCGGCGAAGTTCGTCAAATGGCTGCGGGCCCATAAAACCGCCGCCGCTTGA
- the ccoG gene encoding cytochrome c oxidase accessory protein CcoG, translating to MSTVEPEEPKSLYAAREPIFPRRVKGSFRTLKWVIMLATLGVYYLTPWIRWDRGPNLPDQAVLVDLANRRFFFFWIEIWPHEFYFIAGLLIMAGLGLFLFTSALGRVWCGYACPQTVWTDLFILVERWIEGDRNARLRLHRQKKLDFRKARLRATKWVTWLLIALATGGAWVFYFTDAPTLLRDLATLNAHPVAYTTIAVLTATTFVFGGFMREQVCIYMCPWPRIQGAMMDENTLTIGYRDWRGEPRGKPKDPAAGDCVDCFACVNVCPMGIDIRNGQQMECITCGLCIDACDEMMDKLGRPRGLVGYLAISDEAWETTGNKARSVWKHHIFRPRTILYSALWALVGLGLVVALFIRDDISLTVAPVRNPVFVTMSDGTIRNTYELRLRNKHGEDRRFGIAITGDPVLRVAIEGTPYGSVMVPADETMLQRVHVFAPAGSAAAEGDLTEFRFWVEDLSNGDRVHKDSSFNGKGQ from the coding sequence GTGAGCACAGTTGAGCCGGAAGAGCCAAAGAGCCTCTATGCCGCGCGGGAACCGATTTTCCCGCGTCGGGTAAAAGGAAGTTTCCGCACTCTGAAATGGGTGATCATGCTGGCCACCCTCGGCGTCTACTACCTCACTCCGTGGATCCGCTGGGACAGAGGCCCCAACCTTCCCGATCAGGCTGTGCTGGTAGACCTCGCCAATCGCCGGTTTTTCTTTTTCTGGATCGAGATTTGGCCGCATGAGTTTTACTTCATCGCGGGTCTGCTCATCATGGCCGGGCTGGGCCTGTTCCTGTTCACCTCCGCGCTTGGGCGGGTGTGGTGCGGCTATGCTTGCCCGCAGACGGTATGGACCGACCTCTTTATCCTTGTTGAGCGCTGGATCGAAGGCGACCGCAACGCGCGGCTGCGCCTTCATCGGCAAAAAAAGCTGGACTTCCGCAAGGCGCGGCTGAGAGCGACGAAGTGGGTCACTTGGCTGCTGATCGCTCTGGCGACTGGCGGGGCTTGGGTGTTCTACTTCACCGATGCCCCGACCCTGCTGCGCGATCTCGCCACGCTGAACGCCCACCCGGTGGCCTACACCACCATCGCCGTGCTTACCGCCACCACCTTTGTCTTCGGCGGTTTCATGCGCGAGCAGGTTTGCATCTACATGTGCCCGTGGCCGCGCATTCAGGGCGCGATGATGGACGAGAACACCCTGACCATCGGCTACCGCGATTGGCGCGGCGAGCCTCGCGGCAAGCCGAAAGACCCGGCGGCAGGGGACTGCGTGGACTGCTTTGCCTGTGTGAACGTCTGCCCGATGGGCATCGACATCCGCAACGGGCAGCAAATGGAGTGCATCACCTGCGGGCTGTGCATCGACGCCTGCGACGAGATGATGGACAAACTGGGCCGCCCGCGCGGGCTGGTTGGTTACCTCGCAATCTCGGATGAGGCATGGGAGACCACCGGGAATAAAGCGAGGAGCGTGTGGAAGCACCACATCTTCCGCCCGCGCACGATCCTTTACTCCGCTCTCTGGGCGCTTGTGGGCCTTGGTCTGGTGGTGGCGTTGTTCATTCGTGATGACATCAGCCTGACGGTCGCACCCGTGCGAAACCCGGTGTTTGTAACCATGTCGGACGGAACCATTCGCAACACCTACGAGCTGCGCCTGCGCAACAAGCACGGCGAAGACCGACGCTTTGGCATTGCCATCACGGGCGACCCGGTGCTGCGCGTGGCGATTGAGGGCACACCCTACGGCTCGGTCATGGTGCCCGCCGACGAAACCATGCTGCAACGGGTGCACGTGTTTGCCCCAGCAGGCTCGGCCGCCGCGGAGGGCGATTTGACGGAGTTTCGCTTCTGGGTAGAAGACCTCAGCAATGGCGACCGGGTACACAAGGACAGCAGCTTTAACGGGAAGGGACAGTGA
- a CDS encoding FixH family protein, whose amino-acid sequence MGEITGRQVFAVTAGAFAVIIGVNLVMAYKAVSTFPGLEVKNSYVASQQFDAKREAQEALGWNVAPQYEGGVLAIAVTGPEGRPAVVENFEVMVGRTTVRNQDRMPEFTYEGGRFVAPVDLAQGRWEVRVKANAVDGTPFEQRLILTVRG is encoded by the coding sequence ATGGGCGAGATTACCGGAAGGCAGGTGTTTGCGGTGACAGCGGGGGCCTTTGCCGTGATCATCGGTGTGAACTTGGTGATGGCTTACAAGGCGGTCAGCACTTTCCCCGGGCTGGAAGTTAAAAACTCCTACGTTGCGAGCCAGCAGTTTGACGCCAAGCGAGAAGCGCAAGAGGCTTTGGGGTGGAACGTTGCGCCGCAGTACGAAGGCGGTGTTTTGGCAATTGCCGTCACCGGGCCGGAGGGGCGGCCAGCTGTGGTGGAGAATTTTGAAGTGATGGTGGGCCGCACCACCGTGCGCAATCAGGATCGGATGCCGGAGTTTACCTATGAAGGCGGGCGATTTGTGGCACCGGTAGACCTTGCCCAAGGGCGCTGGGAGGTGCGGGTGAAGGCCAATGCCGTGGATGGCACGCCGTTTGAGCAGCGGCTCATCCTGACGGTGCGGGGCTAA
- a CDS encoding cbb3-type cytochrome c oxidase subunit 3, giving the protein MDTYSWMRELADSWVLLAMFVFFLGVVVWAFRPGSRKDHEESANLIFRNEKTPAGEGLEEAKQ; this is encoded by the coding sequence ATGGATACCTATTCGTGGATGCGTGAACTGGCCGACAGCTGGGTTCTGCTTGCCATGTTCGTCTTCTTCCTTGGTGTCGTGGTCTGGGCGTTTCGGCCCGGGTCACGGAAGGACCATGAGGAGAGCGCCAACCTGATCTTTCGGAACGAAAAGACGCCTGCGGGCGAGGGCCTCGAGGAGGCGAAGCAATGA
- the ccoP gene encoding cytochrome-c oxidase, cbb3-type subunit III has product MSKKPTTPEKDIPTTGHSWDGIQEYDNPMPRWWLWTFYATIIWGIGYTIAYPAWPLVKGATAGLLGYSTRAEVQAEIDSFDAANEGMRQKLVAADLNEINSDPELASFAQNAGGAVFRTWCAQCHGSGAAGAKGYPNLLDDDWLWGGDMEAIHFTITHGIRNEDDPEGEARYSEMPRFGTDELLETEEIEQVVNYVMSLSGEPQDASLVEAGQVVFEDNCSSCHGENAEGDREQGAPNLSDAIWLYGGDYADVRESVYNARFGVMPNWNTRLSEAEIRAVSAYVHTRGGGEEPAEAAGE; this is encoded by the coding sequence ATGAGCAAGAAACCGACAACGCCCGAAAAGGATATTCCGACAACCGGCCACAGCTGGGACGGGATTCAGGAATACGACAACCCGATGCCGCGCTGGTGGCTCTGGACCTTCTACGCCACCATCATCTGGGGCATTGGCTACACCATCGCCTACCCGGCCTGGCCGCTGGTGAAAGGTGCCACGGCAGGGCTGCTGGGTTACTCGACCCGCGCCGAGGTGCAGGCGGAGATAGACAGCTTCGACGCCGCCAACGAGGGCATGCGGCAAAAGCTGGTGGCCGCCGATCTGAACGAGATCAACAGCGACCCAGAGCTTGCCAGCTTTGCACAGAACGCTGGTGGCGCGGTTTTCCGGACATGGTGCGCCCAGTGCCATGGCTCGGGTGCGGCGGGGGCCAAGGGCTACCCCAACCTCCTGGATGATGACTGGCTGTGGGGCGGTGACATGGAAGCGATTCACTTCACCATCACCCACGGCATACGCAACGAGGACGACCCGGAGGGTGAGGCCCGCTACTCGGAAATGCCGCGCTTTGGCACCGACGAGCTGCTGGAGACCGAAGAGATCGAGCAGGTGGTGAACTACGTGATGTCGCTCTCGGGTGAGCCGCAGGATGCTTCGCTGGTTGAGGCCGGGCAGGTGGTGTTCGAAGACAACTGCTCTTCCTGCCATGGCGAGAACGCCGAGGGCGACCGGGAGCAGGGCGCGCCGAACCTGTCGGACGCGATCTGGCTCTATGGCGGCGATTACGCCGATGTGCGCGAGTCGGTTTACAACGCCCGCTTTGGCGTGATGCCCAACTGGAATACCCGGTTGAGCGAAGCCGAGATCCGGGCAGTGTCGGCCTATGTGCACACCCGCGGCGGTGGCGAGGAGCCAGCTGAAGCGGCTGGCGAGTAA
- a CDS encoding metal-binding protein ZinT has translation MQPNLLGAAFAALLIAMPAVAETKHDHAHDAEAEQIYKGYFEDSQIADRPLSDWAGDWQSVYPLLTSGQLDEVMEHKAANGDKSAEEYRAYYETGYVTDVDRIVIEGDTVTFHGENGPLQARYAYDGYEVLNYEKGNRGVRFVFAKTEGDAAAPAYFQFSDHKIAPGKADHYHLYWGDDRAALLEEVTNWPTYYPSSLTPGEVVHEMTAH, from the coding sequence ATGCAACCCAACCTCCTCGGCGCAGCCTTCGCCGCTCTCCTCATCGCCATGCCTGCCGTCGCCGAAACCAAGCACGACCACGCCCATGATGCGGAGGCCGAGCAGATCTACAAAGGCTATTTTGAAGACAGCCAGATCGCCGATCGTCCGCTGTCGGACTGGGCGGGTGACTGGCAGTCGGTCTACCCGCTGCTCACCTCCGGCCAACTCGACGAGGTCATGGAACACAAGGCCGCGAATGGGGATAAGTCGGCGGAAGAGTATCGCGCCTATTACGAGACCGGCTACGTTACTGATGTGGATCGCATCGTGATCGAGGGCGACACTGTCACCTTCCACGGCGAAAACGGCCCACTTCAGGCCCGCTACGCCTACGACGGCTACGAAGTGCTGAACTACGAGAAAGGCAATCGCGGCGTCCGTTTCGTCTTTGCCAAAACCGAGGGTGATGCAGCTGCGCCTGCCTACTTCCAGTTCTCCGATCACAAGATCGCCCCCGGTAAGGCCGATCATTATCACCTCTACTGGGGCGATGATCGCGCCGCGCTGCTCGAAGAGGTGACGAACTGGCCCACCTACTACCCGTCCTCCCTGACGCCGGGCGAGGTGGTGCACGAGATGACGGCGCACTGA
- the ccoO gene encoding cytochrome-c oxidase, cbb3-type subunit II, with translation MALLDKHKILETNATLLLLGSFLVVTVGGIVEIAPLFYLDNTIEDVEGVRPYSPLELTGRDIYIREGCYVCHSQMIRPMRDEVERYGHYSLAAESKYDHPFQWGSKRTGPDLARVGGRYSDEWHVDHLIDPQSVVPESVMPKYGYLLDRPIEGEYVGELMATHRMVGVPYTDEMLEAAAEDFAAQADPDSDYDGLIERYGDSAQVRNFDGQAELTEMDALVAYLQVLGTMVDFSTFQPDESR, from the coding sequence ATGGCACTTCTCGACAAGCACAAGATCCTTGAAACCAACGCAACGCTACTACTCTTGGGCTCCTTCCTCGTTGTCACCGTCGGTGGCATCGTGGAGATCGCCCCTCTCTTCTACCTCGACAACACGATTGAGGATGTGGAGGGAGTGCGGCCCTACTCGCCGCTGGAGTTGACCGGGCGCGACATTTACATCCGCGAAGGCTGCTACGTCTGTCATAGTCAGATGATCCGCCCGATGCGCGACGAGGTGGAGCGCTACGGCCATTATTCGCTGGCAGCGGAAAGCAAGTATGACCACCCGTTCCAGTGGGGCTCCAAACGCACCGGGCCGGATTTGGCCCGGGTGGGCGGGCGCTACTCCGACGAATGGCATGTGGACCACCTGATCGACCCGCAGAGCGTGGTGCCCGAGAGCGTGATGCCGAAATACGGCTACCTGCTCGACCGGCCGATCGAGGGCGAATACGTGGGCGAGCTGATGGCCACCCACCGGATGGTGGGCGTGCCCTACACCGACGAGATGCTCGAAGCCGCAGCAGAGGACTTTGCCGCGCAGGCCGACCCGGACAGCGACTATGACGGGCTGATCGAGCGTTACGGCGACTCCGCGCAGGTGCGCAACTTCGATGGCCAAGCAGAGCTGACCGAGATGGATGCTCTGGTGGCCTATCTTCAGGTGCTCGGGACGATGGTGGATTTTTCCACCTTCCAGCCCGACGAGAGCCGGTAA